The nucleotide sequence CGCCCTGCTCAGGCAAATCGAGGGCGAAGGCAGCGGGACAACAATACAGAAATAAAGGGAAGCTTGAAGGGGTATTTCCCTTTCAAAACTCCCTCCCTCCTTGAAGGAAAGGGGATGGGTGAAGCCCCTCTCTGAAGACTCTTCCCCCTCTCCTGTCAGGAGAAGGGGATACAGGGGGTGAGGTCACAAACGAATGATGATGTCACATTAAGTCATTTGTTAGTTCGGCAAATAACCTGATACGATACTAGAGATTGGTCGGAGGGTGAAAATGAGCAACTGGCAGAACCTGGCGCAAGAATATTTTATGAACACGGTGGTACGCACCCCGGTCACGCTGGTCAGGGGTGATGGAGCGCGGGTATGGGACGAAGAGGACCGGGAGTACCTGGACTTTGTCGCCGGCTGGGCGGTCACCAACCTGGGGCACTCTCACCCGGCAGTGACGGAGGCGGTAGTCGAGCAGGCGCGTATCCTCATCCAGACCTCAAACCAGTTCTTCACGATTCCCCAGGTCCGCCTGGCTGAACTCCTGGTACAGAACAGTTGCCTGGATAAAGTCTTCTTCGGCAACAGTGGGGCAGAGGCTAATGAGGGGGCGGTGAAGTTGGCTCGGCGCTACGGGAGACACCACCGTAACGGCGCCTACGAAGTGATTACGGCGTTTAATTCTTTTCATGGCCGCACCCTGGCGATGGTGGCTGCTACCGCCCAGCCCAGGCATCAGACGCCATACCTGCCCTTACCCGCCGGATTCGTTAACGTGGAATACAATAACATCGATGCCATCAAGGCGGCCACCAACCCCCAGACCTGCGCCGTGATGCTGGAGCCGATACAGGGGGAGGGGGGAGTCAACGTGCCCGATGAGGGTTACCTGAAGGCGGTACGGGCATGGTGCGATGAAAAGGGTATTCTCCTCATCCTGGATGAGATTCA is from Dehalococcoidales bacterium and encodes:
- a CDS encoding aspartate aminotransferase family protein; the encoded protein is MSNWQNLAQEYFMNTVVRTPVTLVRGDGARVWDEEDREYLDFVAGWAVTNLGHSHPAVTEAVVEQARILIQTSNQFFTIPQVRLAELLVQNSCLDKVFFGNSGAEANEGAVKLARRYGRHHRNGAYEVITAFNSFHGRTLAMVAATAQPRHQTPYLPLPAGFVNVEYNNIDAIKAATNPQTCAVMLEPIQGEGGVNVPDEGYLKAVRAWCDEKGILLILDEIQTGIGRTGTLFAYEQFGIEPDVMTLAKGLANGVPIGAILAKEGASVFVPGEHGSTFGGNLLACAAGYATLKFVIDNDIAGNARKMGEYFTAGLVKIKQKFPVVTDVRGRGLLLAIEFSSDIGADLVTACLDGGLLVNRVKPNALRFMPPLIINRQEVDRALSVLEKALTSVVNK